AACACCTCGCGGACGCCCTGCGAGGCCAGCCAGGCCGCCTCGGCGACCAGCTCGTCGGCGGGCCGCGAGACGAAGGAGCCGCGGAAGGACGGGATGGCGCAGAAGGAACAGCGGCGGTCGCAGCCGGAGGCGATCTTCAGCGGCGCCACCGGCGAGTCGTCCAGCCGCCTGCGGTTGGCGCTGACCACACCGGGCACCCAGCCGTGGCCGGGGACGGAGACGTCGGAGGTGGCCCTGGGGCGCTCCACCGGGGTGATCGGCAGCAGGGTGCGGCGGTCCACCGGGACGTGCGAGGTGACCTCGCGACCGGCCACCACGTCGTCCAGCCGCTCGGCCAGGTTCGGGTAGTGGTCGAAGCCGAGCACGGCGTCGGCCTCGGTGAGGTTGTCGGCCAGCTCCTTGCCGTAGCGCTCGGCGAGGCAGCCGACGGCGACGACCTTCGCGCCGGTGTCGGCGGCCGCGAGCAGCGTGTCGACCGAGTCCTTCTTCGCCGACTCGACGAAGCCGCAGGTGTTGACCACCACGACATCGGCTTCGGAGTCTGGGTCCACCAGCTCCCAGCCCCCGGCACCCAGCCGACCGGCCAGCTCCTCGGAGTCGACCTCGTTACGGGCGCAGCCCAGGGTCAGCAGTGCGACACGGCGGGAAGACGGGGGTGCAGACACGCCGGTCAGGGTAACCGCCCCGGCTCCGTCCCTCCGACCACACCACTACCCCGCGCGCGCCATTGCTAGGCAAATGGAGATCAGGGGCAGGCGTAGGCTGCTCGCGTGTCGACCGATCCGGAGAATTCCGAGGTCACCGTCCGCCGGGCCAGGACGAGTGACGTTCCCGCGATCAAGGCGCTCGCGGACAAGTACGCGGGTGTGCTGCTGGACAAGGACCTGGTCACCCTCTACGAGGACGTGCAGGAGTTCTGGGTCGCCACCGACTCCTCCGGCCTGCTCGGCTGCGGCGCGCTGCACGTGCTGTGGGAGGACCTCGCGGAGATCCGCACCATCGCGGTCGACCCGGCGGCGCGCGGCAAGCGCATCGGCCACCGCATCGTCAGCAAGCTGCTCGACGTCGCCGAGGAACTGGGGCTGAGCCGGATCTTCGTGCTGACCTTCGAGACGGGCTTCTTCGGCTCGCACGGGTTCGTGGAGATCGACGGCACGCCGGTCACCCCCGAGGTCTACGAGGAGATCCGGCGCTCCCCCGACGTCGGTGTCGCGGAGTTCCTCGACCTGCCCTACGTCAAGCCGAACACGCTCGGCAACTCGCGGATGCTGCTGATGCTGGCCGACCGCGTGCGCGATCGTTAGGAACCATTCCCCATTCGGAGCTGTTCTCCCAGCTCATCCATGCCGTACCAACATGGGTGTGCGCATCTGTGCGCCTGCGCGGAGGGAGACCACGATGAGGACCTCACGAGGCTTCCGGCGGCCGGCGCGCGGCGCCACCGCGGTCATCACCCTGGTGCTGGCCTTCCTCGTCGGCGCGGGCTCCGCGCAGGCGATCGACGTCCGCGCGGTCACCGACGACTACCTGTTCGCCAGGTCTCTCGCCGAGTTCAGCCAGATCCGCCTGGACCGGCCCCACGACGGCGAGCTCGACTGGTCCACCGACGGCTGCACCAGCGCTCCGGACAGCCCCTTCGGTTTCGAGCTGCTGCCCGCCTGCCACCGGCACGACTTCGGCTACCGCAACTACAAGCGGCAGCAGCGCTTCGACCCGGCGAGCCGCTCGCGCATCGACGAGAACTTCCGCGCGGACATGTACACGCGCTGCGGCTCGAACTGGGCATGCCGCCGAATCGCGGACATCTACTACTACGCGGTGCGCACTTTCGGGGGGTCTTCGGCGAGCACCGCGGGCGCGGTCGACCGGGTAACCGCACGACGCTAGCCGGGTCACGTTTTGGCAACCCTCCCGAAAA
The window above is part of the Allokutzneria albata genome. Proteins encoded here:
- a CDS encoding amino-acid N-acetyltransferase, producing the protein MSTDPENSEVTVRRARTSDVPAIKALADKYAGVLLDKDLVTLYEDVQEFWVATDSSGLLGCGALHVLWEDLAEIRTIAVDPAARGKRIGHRIVSKLLDVAEELGLSRIFVLTFETGFFGSHGFVEIDGTPVTPEVYEEIRRSPDVGVAEFLDLPYVKPNTLGNSRMLLMLADRVRDR
- a CDS encoding phospholipase encodes the protein MRTSRGFRRPARGATAVITLVLAFLVGAGSAQAIDVRAVTDDYLFARSLAEFSQIRLDRPHDGELDWSTDGCTSAPDSPFGFELLPACHRHDFGYRNYKRQQRFDPASRSRIDENFRADMYTRCGSNWACRRIADIYYYAVRTFGGSSASTAGAVDRVTARR